One window of Equus asinus isolate D_3611 breed Donkey chromosome 7, EquAss-T2T_v2, whole genome shotgun sequence genomic DNA carries:
- the CNIH1 gene encoding protein cornichon homolog 1, with translation MAFTFAAFCYMLALLLTAALIFFAIWHIIAFDELKTDYKNPIDQCNTLNPLVLPEYLIHAFFCVMFLCAAEWLTLGLNMPLLAYHIWRYMSRPVMSGPGLYDPTTIMNADILAYCQKEGWCKLAFYLLAFFYYLYGMIYVLVSS, from the exons ATGGCGTTCACGTTCGCGGCCTTCTGCTACATGCTGGCGCTGCTGCTCACCGCCGCGCTCATCTTCTTCGCCATCTGGCAC attataGCATTTGATGAGCTGAAGACTGATTACAAGAATCCTATAGACCAGTGTAATACCCTGAATCCT CTTGTACTTCCAGAGTACCTCATCCATGCTTTCTTCTGTGTCATGTTTCTTTGTGCAGCAGAGTGGCTTACACTGGGTCTCAATATGCCCCTCTTGGCATATCATATTTGGAG GTATATGAGTAGACCAGTGATGAGTGGACCGGGACTCTATGACCCCACAACCATCATGAATGCAGATATTCTAGCATATTGTCAGAAAGAAGGATGGTGCAAATTAGCTTTTTATCTTCTAGCATTTTTTTACTACCTATACGg catGATCTATGTTTTGGTAAGCTCTTAG